In Sparus aurata chromosome 5, fSpaAur1.1, whole genome shotgun sequence, the genomic window TTCACTAAGGACGAAAACAGGCACGACACAGGACTTCATTGAATCTTTTGAGAAAATTGGAAAAAGTCGGATGTAATACTGAACCTGCAGAATTGAATAGAATCCCTTTTGATTGAGGTGGCCCATGATATTTTCACAAATCCTTGTCAAAGCGGGTCTGAGAGCTTCCCCTTGAATAAAGAGGGggaaatattgtgttttgccTTTTGCAGAGAGCATGTCCTTACAACAACAAAAGACGTGTTTATCATACAACCCGCAGCCTGATTCAGACTTACCCTTCCCTCTCACTATCCGCCAGGTCGAAGTGTCCGTGAAGGTCACCAGCATGGTGAGGTACAGCGTTATCATCTTATTGTCCTGAAGTATGTCGGGCTGCAGATCACAAAACAGGAGGTTATATGTACAATTCAAGTCATAAGTGTGATGTCAAAATAGCATTTTCTTCTGCTTCAAAATACAACTGACCTTTAAGCACTTCAGTCGCtgacagcagagccacagcacaTCTTTTATCTGTTTGAGCCAGGGGATGGTGAGATCTTTGGAGAGAGCTAACGAAACATACCAGACCTGAGAGCCAAACGTGAGATCAGTTACTGATCAAATAAATCACtttatataaaaatgttaaGTATTTTCAGGGTATAAACATATGCACACTAACTTTAGGTTCATTTTCAACCTCCATGCTGGCAAGGATAGCACGACAGAGCTTTTCGAACCGCTGTGTGATAAACAAAATCACAGTCGATTGAGTCACGCAGCACAAGACAGTAAGTATATAACCAACAACCAGCATGTTGagtgtaataatgtaataacgaGTATCATTATGAAAGTGAATTTAATTTTTTACTACTTGCGAACTCACCATTTTGTCCTCTAGCTGGTATATAAACAGCAATTTCCGGGCAATTTTAAAAATTGACAGCGCATTTCTTTTTGACGTCCCAGCTTCAGAGGCTTGAAAATAGTCATCAACCTCTTTTCTGTTGAGACAGAATGAAATTAGTGAAGATGAGCCAAATATTGATCTGTTTTACTCAAGTTGTTCAAGGCAATCATAATGAACTCAACGCTCTCTGCATTACAAATGGCTAATAAATCTGCAGTAAACAGTTTCAGGCTACCTTATTTGCTTCTGGAGTCTGCAGCGACAGAGAAACCTCCTGATCAGGGCTTGGATGTTGGTCGCTGCCTTCTCCTTGTCCTTCtgtcccctcctctcctccctggcCTGCCTGGCTTTGTCCAGGAAGTCGGACTTGGAGCTTTGAGGAACAGTAAACATTGTGCCGCCTGGAAAAGAAGAATTTCACCGGCTGTATTTCGAAGCTATACGCTGACGATCCGCATATTTGTGCTGATGATTTTTGAACATGAACCCCAGTAACTGCCCATCATCACATTGTTTTGAGTGAGCATAATAAGTGCACTTACCTGCGCTAGTCCTCAAATGCAGATGTGTGTCTGGCCTCCAGGCTCACCTGGCGCTATACTTCCTCGGTCATCTGGTTGTCCTTGAAGTCCAAGCGGGAGGAAAGCCAAacgaaaaaaagatgaagactAACTTGCCATCTCTGTAGCAGCGGGCGATACAGTGAAGATGGAGCTGGGATAGTTAGCACACAGGGCTAGTTCGCCGCTTGTCGGCTCGATACGGCCTCAACGAGAATCTTTTCGCATTCATTTGGCGATATTCGTCATCGTTGCGGGGTTATGTTTGATCTAGTGTCGATGACAACCTCCAAAACACACGGAACATACCGTTTCGAAATGTAAACAATGAGAGGAGATCCGTACGTTGACTGCAGCCATTAATCCCCCTGTGTCGCATTAAATGATTCCGGGTTGCGTTtgtctacatatataaataattcCATGAGGATATTAATCGATAAAAGCTCTGAGATGTAAGAAACTACCCTTTGTTCGTGTTGCTAGAGCAGCAACTTTATTTCTGATGGCGGTTAAAGCTGCCGTCCAGTGCGCAGGGTGGGTGGTGTGGGGACCGTTATCACTGTTACACCTCCAACGGCGGAAATGTGCAGGCTAACGCTAGCGTAATTAAAACCACTCTAATCAAGATGCGAACTCAAAGTGGCAGGTGAGGCTCTGCATTGTTAATTAACTCTTACCTGAGCACATCCCGAACACTCCCCAACTctgtttaacacaaaacaaaacaacgctaatgttagctgtccCTTTAAACCGAGCACCGGGACGTTGACGTCATTTTTTATAACTGCGCAGTGCTAGACCGGAAGGAAGTGGGTGTTAGCTGACTGACGTTAGCAAGCAACAATTAATAAGTCGGTTGCGGGTTCTATGGTAAATATTCTCGTTTTTTATCAAACTTCACGTACGAACACGTTCCTTACGTTATGTAGAGAAAGTTTAATGATGAATGTTAGAGCGTGTGAATCATGTGTCAGATTTGTACAAATATTGGTAACTTTATTTAAAGCTAactaaccagctagctagctCTTTAGCTGCTCTGGCTAAAATTAAATTACTCCTGACTTTAGCCACTGGATAGATGGATGCGGTTTGGTGTTTAGCTATTCTATTAAACAGAAGGCAGCTGTGGACTGTCGTACATGTAATAGCGTTTAAGATTAGCGCGATGAAAAAGGAGAGCAGCCGTATAACAAAAGTCTGTACTGTCTGAATGGTGGCTGCCTTGTTCCAGCCCAGTTATAGGTCCATGGTTCCATCTTTTTTAAAGCCTTGTCATGGCAGTCTGGACTTGACAACGCTTGATTTGTACTAACTTGTATGAAAGACCCCTGGACATAGATTCATTGTATGTTTTTTAGATGGTCAGATCCTGAACAGACGTCTATGACTccatttaaaacatatttttagtaCAGCTTTATAGATGGTGTGTAATCATGTagttaaacagtttttttccatTCCACATTAAAAAGACTGTTGCCTCAGCTGTTATTACAGGTTCAAATGAGAAAAGTTTTCTTTTAACATTAGTCCAGTGTCAGAACTAAAATAGTTGAGATGTTACTTTGGTGGATATTCTTGTTTAGAAGTGAACAAATACAAGATGAATCACAAAGGTTGTCTTTGTGTAATTTTAATGAAGTGgtttaattaaaatgaagaGTAAACAGTCAACCAATTTCAGTTGATATGCCAGGTCATAATCCACAGTGCTTAAAGGTGTAATAAAACGTGAGCTCATAGGtcaatatgtgaaataaaacagtgcAACGTAACAACAATATGTGGGTTTAAatacaaattatacattttgcTACTACAATTACACGTTTTGAACTTTGCAGGGTGATTGATTAAAGTGATGATATTCTACACTTTGTCTTATAGTCAACAAATCTCATCAAAATACCAGCAATTAATTGATCTTAGTAACTAATAGCCTGCCAGAGCACTGTGAGTATGGACTCTGTGATTCATGCTGACTCAATCTGACATACTCTGTCCCGCTCCCATCAACACTTAGACCCTTttaaaagtgacattttatATTGGAAGCCCAATTTGATAAATAATTTCTCTTACAGTAACAACAAATGAGCTTTAGACTGAAACATGAATTTAGGGAAGTcagaaaaaactgagaaatTGTTTAATAAAGAATAACACCAACCTAATCGTTACAATGTTACTGAATTGGTTGCGTAAATCCAGTTACATACCAGCCCTGACTCAGGTTTcactttatatttcattttgttctgTTCCAGGAAGATATGTCAGGAGAAAGTGTGGTGAGCTCGGCAGTGCCGGCAGCTACAACGCGGACTACATCCTTCAAGGGCTCCAGCCCCAGCTCTAAGTATGTGAAGTTAAATGTAGGTGGAGCGCTGTACTACACTACAATGCAGACTTTAACCAAACAGGACACGATGCTCAAAGCCATGTTCAGTGGCAGGATGGAGGTCCTCACAGACAGTGAAGGTGAGCTGTTTGTGGAAATATTAAAAGAATATGCAGTGTGCCCTCCTGCACTGGATAGGATCCTTTACTAACTAATGTTTCACAATTTTAAATCTTTAGGTTGGATCTTGATTGATCGCTGTGGGAAACATTTTGGAACAATCCTTAACTACCTTAGAGACGGGGCTGTGCCGCTCCCAGACAGCCGACGGGAGACTGAGGAACTGCTCGCCGAGGCCAAGTATTACCTTGTCCAAGGCCTGGCTGATGAATGTACAGCTGCCTTGCAGGTACCATTACCAAAAAGAGCTGTCCGTTGTAGACAGGGCAATGTATCAATACTTAATCTCTCCTCGTGCCATTGGAATATTTGTTAAATGAATGCCACAGAACTATTACTCGGTAATGTTCCGTTGGAGAAATTTCGGACTATTcttcaccttttaaaaatgtagtttttaattATTAAGTTTATATTAAGATTTCGACATAAACTTAATTTCAGTAGACTGCACTGTACCCTTCTCTTAATAATGAATAgttgtcattatttttattgtttatttcctttaatgttttctaaaaataaatatatctatCAGGTCATTTTCAGTATTTAAGCACACTGTACAAAAAACAGGTGAAAAGAAGTAAAAACTACTATGGtggaaaatgattttaaacTAATGTCGTAAGTTCTTGgtgaaagtaactaaaacacTTAGTACGGCTTTTCACACTGCATATTCTCCGCCCAGGGTTATTCTTAGCTTCTGGCCACGAGTTGACCGCAGGTTAATTTAGCCCTCTTTCGCACACACATTGTTAACCCAGGGTTGACCTTAGACTCAATTCGACTAGTCAAACTGTTATTTGATGTTTACATTCTGGAATGATGCATGACTTTTCCGTTTACTTAAGCCCCCATTCACACCAGTACTTTTAAGCCCTATTTGAATGGTAATACCCTGCAAACTCTGGGCTAAATTGTTCTAAAGTAGAGCCAGCAGCGTTGTTAGAAAAAGCTTTCTTTAGCCTGGGGCTCTAAGAATGCTTGTGGCTCTGGGTGGAGTACAGTgtgaaaagcacatttttatgtTGGGTGTTGTTAATCCTTCACCATCTGTGCCACTCTGTTCCAGCAGGTGGAGTCCATCCTCTTGAATGTTGCAggcaaaaaaacattatttcttttttttcccctccagaaCAAAGAAACTTACGAACCCCTTTGTAAAGTGCCTCTGATGACATCGTCTAAGGAAGAGCAGAAGCTTATTGCAACCTCTAATAAGGTaagtgatgttgtttttttacataacgTGCTGACTGAAATTTCTTATTAATgttcttcttttaaaatgtaaacgtCTTTGTCTTCACAGCCTACTGTCAAACTGCTGTATAACAGAAGCAACAACAAGTATTCATATACCAGGTGAGTTCTCATCCACTGATATGAGACAATAGCATGTTTAATTAAAGAAGGATGGAACAAGTTATTTTAATAAATGTCGGTCCTGTAactctctcttcctccagcAATTCTGATGACAACATGCTGAAAAATATTGAGCTGTTTgacaagctgtcattgcggttCAACGGTCGGGTGCTCTTCATCAAAGACGTGATTGGGGACGAGATCTGTTGTTGGTCATTTTATGGCCAAGGGCGCAAGATTGCTGAAGTGTGTTGCACCTCCATTGTTTATGCGACAGAGAAGAAGCAGACAAAGGTAGATTTCCCAAACTGAAGAGTCCTCGATCATACAGCTACAGTATGTAGTTTAAATATCATTGTTAATCTCTTGTGTAACACTCCACTTGTCTCCAAGGTGGAGTTCCCCGAAGCTCGAATCTATGAGGAGACCCTCAACATCCTCCTGTATGAGTCCCATGACGGGAGGGGTCCCGACAATGCCCTGCTGGAGGCCACAGGGGGCGCTGCAGGACGATCTCATCATCTGGATGAGGATGATGAGCGAGAACGAATTGAGCGAGTTCGTAGGATTCACATCAAACGACCTGATGACCGcacacaccaccaccagtgACCTTTTCTCCCTCGACCCGTCGGCCTGTGTCTCTGACCCTGGACAATCTTTGCACCGCGCTTGTGCCTTACATCACCCAAcgcctctctgtctcacttctACTCTTTATTTTACCAGCTTTTCCTCCAGGAGACTACTATGAGATGAGTGTCATGCAACAGTGTGTAGTGGTGAAGTGatttttgagtgtttgtttgtgttcacttgTTGTCTTCGTTGTGTGGTCTAACAGGCTGTCGCGTTTCGTTTTCTGTTGTTAGTCTTGATGACTTCTATCACTTTTTCTGCTAGTGTGCAGAATACCTTAGATGTGTTTATTAGCATTTATCACTGCAGGTGACCAGTTTTACCTGAGCgtgtgaataaaaaagaatataGTATTGTTGGTATAAATCTTGTGATTTGAGGTCCTAACATTAAATTCAGGAGAACAAGAATTGTATCATGAAAGCAGCTAAAAATCAATGTACATAATTTTTGCTTCTCCTTAACACGGTTCTGACGGGTCCACTCTAAGGTTATCAGTGGATTACCTAGATGTTGTACACCACGTAGCCACACGGTGGCAATGTTTTTCTCTTAGAATATGTTACCAAGGTTACTTTATAGCCTGCAGGTAATGGCAATTAAACCTTTTTTAAGATTTAACAACTTTTGATACACTTAAGATATCACAGTTGGGTGCAACATTTCACTGTAGTGCTTCTGTCATATTTAGTTTTAACATTTATGCATTTTCCCTTCACTCCACTAAatggtcattattttcagtGGAGGGAACTTGAGCTGTGACCTGAGGTGTTAAATGTACCGGGGTGATTGAATGATGGATGCTGAGGTTGAAGTGAATGACTGTAACCAGAGATCTCCCGGGCAGGGAGGGAATCCTGTCTACAAGCTTTTAACAGGAAGAGAAATTAGACCTGTCCTTCATCGCCACATTCATCAGAGAATGTAGTGTTTGCACACGATGGGTTTGAGTCGAAATATGTCTAACAATCACAGTACTTGTAGGTCTGTTGTACAGAAGTCaacatatatgtatgttttatatttatacatactTTATCACAAATAAATTTCTACAAACATTCTTTGGTTCTGTTTTTAATGCATGTGTTCTCATCAGTGAACATAGAAAATTATCACACATATGGCTTCATTTTCTGAAATCAGAATTACATTCTTTGAAGCTGTTTGAACAAagttgagtattttttttaccttgtagatttaaatgtttgattCACAGTCCAGTGTGAGTCGTTGCTGAACACAGAATTATGTTAAAACCATTGTTGACCAGTATTTATAGATGAGAAAGTGTGTTGCTGAACTATGAAACAAGCTCATCCATGTTTTCTAAAGTGCTGCTTATTTCAGGTCAGGTGTGTCTCCTGTAGAAATGCTGATCTCCCCTTAGGGGTCTCCTGATGAAATATGCAGGGGCTTCTTGTGTGTCTTCTCAACCCCACACACGTTACCGTGTCCGAGCTCGAGTGGCAACCTGCAGAGACAAACCACTTGATTCATGTCGtatctgtttgtgtgcagataCATTTTAAGGCAGAGCAGAAAGCACGCAACTCGTCATCATTAAAAATAACACTCGTCTCACCACCATGAGGTGTCCATTCTTGGCTTTGTATACCATCGGTTCGTGTCCAGTGCTAAAGTCCACCGCACTTTCTTTACCTGCCTGGATTTCAATCTtaatgctgtaaacaaacagcaacacacactcaAGTGTTTCAGATCAAAGCACATATAAAATCCAGCCTCTTAAATTCTGTCTTAGACACGGACTCACCTGCCCTGAACCACTTTGACTGCATTCTGTTTGTTAGCAATGACGCAGAGTTTCGTCAAAAACTCAAACAAGTGGTCGCACTGCATCACAAGGTCCCCCTGAAACAGTCACACGATGATGCACAGTCAGATGGATGGAACCTGTATGTGAAACTTTTATCTGAAAATCTGATGACAACAAATTCAGCCAATATTTTGTGTTGCaaagaattcttttttttataaatattcaGTGGAGTAAAGCTGCTTTCACACtgaagaaagacacaaacacttcaCCAGGTCCCAAGATGATCCGGTTCAGTATATTAATAGTGAGATTAGTAAACTGGCTTCTAAGTATATTATGCTCTGCAAAATAGGAATAACTTGCAGAAACATTACAAAAATTGACGGGCTGGTTCCTTTTGACCTAGTTGATGTAGTGTGAATGTTTATCACTGTATCCGGAGATATGTTTTTTCAATTCATGCAAGAATCTAAATCATATCCGGAGAAAATCTGGATGTTTATGATGTGGTTAAATACTGAGCCAGCGTTTGACTCATATTGTCTAGAAACATTTATGTTGCATACAGACTGAATTAAAAAGATATGCCATCATGCCATATATCAAAATATATGGAGTGTTCGGAGTGTTTGGCAAGAAAAAGACCAAATCTGTGGCACATTATCACTCTTTGTCACTGAAGCCTATGTTGGAATATGTAGCACAGGTACAACATTAGGTGCATCATGTGTTTATATCTGAATATGACCTTGTGACTTAAAGATATCTAATCTCAGTATAACTAGAATAAGACCAGCTGTGTATCAAGTAATATCCATAGACGTATAATTGTTTTGtactttaaattgtgttttatttgactgatttattttatgtatatgttttatattcatATGTTTTACTGGTATTTTATTCAGGGCGGtctaggaaaaaaaagaacttgcTCCCAATGGCTCTACcctgttcaaaaaaaaaaagattgaatgaaaatatatttaactGTCTTGATTTGGTCCCCCACAATTGGGTATTTCCTAAAAGCCCAAATATCTGCTGAGCACCACGTATCCACATACCTTCTGTTTCGGGTCCTCACATGTGATGTGGAACACGATGATGCCATCAGTCAAGTTACTGACCGAAATACCTGCAGCGAGTAGCACAGACACTTTATATgaatatatgaaaacacaccTGGTGGTTCGGAGTGACAGACATCATCACGTCCTTCTGACCTTTGAGCGACGTGTACAGAACTCTCTGTTTGATCTTGGCCTCCTCGATCACGTAGGCAGCCGTCTGGGTGAGGACGAGCTGCCGCGGCCTCGGTTTGAAACCGTTCCTGTCATATTTAATCACCGGGACGCTGTACTGCAGAAAGACAGAGTGAAACACGGtcggtttgtgtgtttgatttgatgCTGTGCTTCCTCTGGGTGCATACTGACTGTATTACCTTAATGTGCTCGTTGCGAATCATCTGGAGAACCCTCATGTTGATGTCTTGGTCGCCTACAAAGATATTAAATGATTGaacaaaaaattcaaaaagaaaactgtgtgtgctgtaggggtgggtaaaaatatcgatacggcaatatatcgcgatactttgccgcccaatacaatatcgatttttcaactccaaagttcgatttaaaaaaaaaaagattcatgtTTAGACGCGTTGTGAATGCAGTACGACTTCCGTACCTCCACTCCGGTAGGTGGCGCcgaagagcgactctgctgtgcagcgggtgtatttctgtagtagagagagtggctgaggtctttgcaaaatAGATGTAAAGTTAACAACGCCtccgcaatttaaagttgacgtttggaagcactttggcttcaaagttaagagagatagcaagaacaacgagctggacaaagagaatattactgcccggaaatttcatgggaattaataaaatggagagactgttttgaatgaaatagttttgactcaatttgtcttctgatcaatatcatctgatgtacatatCCCATGTTGTCCAGGGACAACAGATGGAAAATAGCCCTCTGGCTAACTCTGGTGCATTTACAGGAATGTTTAATTAATGTACACTGTCCCTGTTAAAATAAAccattaaataataaaaaaaacaaataaataaaatatacaggtacttgtgttttcatctttatttatatcgcaatatcgtgatatcgtgatacgtatcgtatcgtgaccaaagtatcgtgacacgtatcgtatcgtgaggttcttgccaATACCCACCCCTAGTGTGCTGTGAATGTTTCTGATACGTACTGATTCTGGTGTCCATGAAAGGTTGAGCGACGCTCTGAGGATAACTCTCCTTTTTGCCCTTAAAGATGTTGCTGGTAACGAGCTTCAGCTGAATCTGATGGGACAAAAAATGTGAAGTTGCTCGCtaagaaacaaaacatacaagTATCCGGtcttataaaatgtatttacgtgtgtgttacctgtgctTTTCTCTGAGCTGTGATTCCTCTCACATACTTCCGCACCATCAGACGGTAGTGAAGCTTACGCAGTATCTCTGAtgtctgtaaaaacaacaaaaacacaaagagtcGAATGTGAGATTGAGTTTAAACTGTTTTACAGTGACGCTGAGTAAATGTCGTACCTCTGTGAGCACGGCAGGTGGAGGTAACCAGGATGTTTTGTCCAGAACGGTCTTTGGCAGATGGTTTTTGAGCCTGTTTAAGTAGTTTTGTCTCACGAAGGCCAGGTACTCCGAGTTATCTGAGCTCTTCGCTTGCCCTCTGTTCATGTAACCTTTGATAAATCTACAATCAATCATAAAATATCGAATTAGTGGACATG contains:
- the kctd10 gene encoding BTB/POZ domain-containing adapter for CUL3-mediated RhoA degradation protein 3 isoform X1, which encodes MEDMSGESVVSSAVPAATTRTTSFKGSSPSSKYVKLNVGGALYYTTMQTLTKQDTMLKAMFSGRMEVLTDSEGWILIDRCGKHFGTILNYLRDGAVPLPDSRRETEELLAEAKYYLVQGLADECTAALQNKETYEPLCKVPLMTSSKEEQKLIATSNKPTVKLLYNRSNNKYSYTSNSDDNMLKNIELFDKLSLRFNGRVLFIKDVIGDEICCWSFYGQGRKIAEVCCTSIVYATEKKQTKVEFPEARIYEETLNILLYESHDGRGPDNALLEATGGAAGRSHHLDEDDERERIERVRRIHIKRPDDRTHHHQ
- the kctd10 gene encoding BTB/POZ domain-containing adapter for CUL3-mediated RhoA degradation protein 3 isoform X2, with translation MSGESVVSSAVPAATTRTTSFKGSSPSSKYVKLNVGGALYYTTMQTLTKQDTMLKAMFSGRMEVLTDSEGWILIDRCGKHFGTILNYLRDGAVPLPDSRRETEELLAEAKYYLVQGLADECTAALQNKETYEPLCKVPLMTSSKEEQKLIATSNKPTVKLLYNRSNNKYSYTSNSDDNMLKNIELFDKLSLRFNGRVLFIKDVIGDEICCWSFYGQGRKIAEVCCTSIVYATEKKQTKVEFPEARIYEETLNILLYESHDGRGPDNALLEATGGAAGRSHHLDEDDERERIERVRRIHIKRPDDRTHHHQ